Proteins from one Mesotoga infera genomic window:
- a CDS encoding Gfo/Idh/MocA family protein, whose product MKKLTAALIGCGRIGTKKHIEAFAANSDLIDLVAVCDLVHEKAERAAEEYMRRREISLASGEKERIREKNETENDQNSFSSSQAPEPNLQRPRVISDYRELFSSQIDFVTIATESGNHYRNTIDFLSSGKHVLVEKPMALSTDHMDEMIALSRKNSLKLAVCVQNRFNPPVQELRKAIDSGKFGRVFTATARILWNRNEEYYKQASWRGTWAMDGGTIMNQCAHNIDLLQWMLGGKVQEVFAMTENYNHPYIETEDFGAAIVRFKNGSIGIIEGTANVYPRNLEETLSVFGEKGTVVLGGLAVNKIQTWRFEGEDSHPFMNLPDPETVYGSGHIAAFEDFARAIIEDREPFVNGEEGKKSVEIILGIYKSAKEGILVKF is encoded by the coding sequence ATGAAAAAACTGACAGCCGCACTTATAGGTTGCGGAAGAATAGGAACGAAGAAACATATAGAGGCTTTTGCCGCCAACAGTGATTTGATCGATCTCGTTGCAGTCTGCGACCTCGTACATGAAAAGGCAGAGAGAGCTGCAGAAGAATACATGAGGAGAAGAGAGATATCGCTTGCTAGCGGAGAAAAAGAGAGAATAAGAGAGAAAAACGAGACCGAGAATGACCAGAACAGCTTCTCTTCCTCTCAGGCGCCCGAGCCTAATCTCCAGCGTCCACGCGTAATCTCCGACTATAGAGAGCTCTTCTCGTCTCAGATCGATTTCGTCACAATCGCCACCGAGAGCGGGAACCATTACAGGAACACGATCGACTTTCTCTCTTCTGGCAAACACGTCCTCGTCGAAAAACCGATGGCTCTGTCCACAGATCACATGGATGAGATGATAGCCCTTTCAAGAAAGAATAGCTTGAAACTTGCTGTCTGCGTTCAGAACAGGTTCAATCCTCCCGTTCAGGAACTGAGAAAGGCGATCGATTCCGGTAAATTTGGAAGAGTCTTTACAGCAACTGCACGAATTCTATGGAACAGAAACGAAGAGTATTATAAACAGGCTAGCTGGCGAGGAACATGGGCGATGGACGGCGGTACGATCATGAACCAGTGTGCTCACAATATCGATCTACTTCAATGGATGCTTGGAGGAAAAGTGCAGGAAGTATTTGCAATGACAGAAAACTACAATCACCCTTATATAGAAACCGAGGACTTCGGAGCCGCGATTGTTAGATTCAAGAACGGTTCGATTGGTATAATCGAAGGGACGGCTAACGTATATCCGAGGAATCTCGAAGAGACTCTCTCCGTTTTCGGTGAGAAAGGAACCGTCGTTCTGGGAGGCCTGGCAGTAAATAAAATCCAGACATGGAGGTTCGAAGGGGAGGACTCACACCCATTCATGAATCTTCCAGATCCGGAAACGGTTTATGGCTCTGGTCATATCGCAGCCTTTGAAGACTTCGCCAGGGCGATAATCGAAGATCGCGAACCTTTCGTCAACGGAGAAGAAGGAAAGAAGTCCGTAGAGATCATCCTGGGAATATATAAGTCAGCCAAAGAAGGCATTCTTGTGAAGTTCTAG
- a CDS encoding lipopolysaccharide biosynthesis protein, giving the protein MSSSPYRSLGKNTSIFAIGTFGSKVISFFMLPIFTRVLTQADYGKIDIITTSISLLLPLLILNIVEAVFRFTLDKGSLEEKQAIFTSALTVGTVGFLFLLFFIPICIPFGLSGQLLAAFPALFLVDIIHGITKVLIRAEQRLRLYAVSDIINIAVFVVMGILLVAFFRMGVIGYLISQMIGVTVSTAALFLFGSVGKYILPSALTVVQIKVMIKYSLPLVPNALAWWIITASDRYMLAFFLGFSSTGIYSVAHKFPMLPVLRCILSGMENILDRSFNSPERKQFYSNIFRVLCVLMFLGTIAFAIILRLFIIIMTGEGFQEAWRFVPFLILGTVFHSFSQFLWCRLSYRKEDWWGLQNIWYWCSSKYYCESSLDSVNRNSSSLDFYCNRIFLNVDCQAD; this is encoded by the coding sequence ATGAGTTCCAGTCCTTACAGATCTCTTGGAAAGAACACATCAATATTCGCTATCGGAACATTTGGATCGAAGGTAATCTCTTTCTTCATGCTGCCTATTTTCACTCGTGTCCTGACGCAGGCTGACTACGGAAAGATAGATATAATAACGACCTCGATATCTCTACTACTCCCTTTATTGATCCTGAATATTGTTGAAGCTGTATTTCGTTTTACTCTCGACAAAGGAAGTCTAGAAGAGAAGCAAGCAATCTTCACCTCGGCACTAACTGTAGGAACCGTCGGATTCTTATTCCTTCTTTTCTTCATACCGATTTGCATCCCTTTTGGTCTATCGGGGCAACTTCTCGCGGCCTTCCCGGCTTTATTCTTGGTTGACATAATTCATGGAATAACCAAGGTCCTTATTCGTGCTGAACAAAGGTTAAGACTATATGCAGTGAGCGATATTATTAATATTGCCGTATTCGTAGTAATGGGTATTCTTTTGGTAGCATTCTTCAGGATGGGAGTCATCGGTTATTTGATCTCTCAAATGATAGGAGTAACAGTTTCTACAGCAGCTCTTTTCCTCTTCGGATCTGTCGGGAAGTACATTTTACCCTCAGCCTTAACGGTCGTACAGATCAAGGTAATGATCAAATATTCCCTCCCCTTAGTTCCGAATGCACTTGCATGGTGGATAATTACCGCTTCAGACAGGTATATGTTGGCCTTCTTCTTGGGTTTCTCTTCTACTGGGATCTACTCAGTTGCCCACAAGTTTCCCATGCTGCCAGTACTAAGGTGCATTTTATCAGGCATGGAAAATATCCTCGATAGATCGTTCAATAGCCCTGAGAGAAAGCAATTCTATTCGAACATCTTCAGAGTACTTTGTGTTCTAATGTTTCTAGGAACAATTGCCTTCGCAATAATACTAAGGCTTTTTATAATCATAATGACAGGAGAAGGTTTTCAGGAAGCCTGGAGGTTTGTTCCTTTTCTGATATTAGGCACTGTATTTCACTCGTTCTCACAGTTTCTTTGGTGTAGGTTATCTTACCGCAAAGAAGACTGGTGGGGCCTTCAGAACATCTGGTATTGGTGCAGCAGCAAATATTACTGTGAATCTTCTCTTGATTCCGTTAATCGGAATTCAAGCAGCCTCGATTTCTACTGCAATCGCATTTTTCTTAATGTGGATTGCCAGGCTGATTGA
- a CDS encoding glycosyltransferase family 2 protein — MISNSFPELSIVIPAYNAEKHLARSINSVLKQTSRNIELLLVDDGSTDETAARARELLRSADFPWRVYRQENGGVSNARNSGIRLSKGRFIHFLDSDDEIREEFVEKMLNEAQTNDSDIVVCGQEIVLNGRETPQAVFNCFPEDNRDDNFSNNLHLIAEVLFSRLPLGIGSIILRKEFLTECNLCFTPGCNHGEDREFIVKAFSKARRISSISDVMFRYIIVEGSLSHVANLRRFEDVATYFRLAKYLERELPDGRLVRIVRNYVIPTRITSTVEYLAFNGYDKKALRKISRNSSIRSSLRNFWFGSGAANSFKEWLRCRLLLISFDLFLLVMKLKKGKPACVKWPSLGT; from the coding sequence ATGATTAGTAACTCCTTTCCGGAACTCAGCATAGTTATTCCTGCGTATAACGCAGAAAAGCATCTGGCACGCTCTATAAATTCTGTTCTGAAACAGACATCCAGAAACATTGAACTGCTCCTTGTAGATGACGGTTCAACTGATGAAACTGCGGCACGTGCAAGAGAGTTGCTTAGAAGCGCGGATTTTCCATGGCGAGTATATCGCCAGGAAAATGGTGGAGTAAGCAATGCCAGAAATTCTGGCATCCGCCTGTCTAAAGGAAGGTTTATTCATTTCCTTGACAGCGATGATGAAATCCGTGAGGAATTCGTTGAAAAGATGCTTAATGAAGCTCAAACAAACGATTCTGACATAGTTGTTTGTGGCCAAGAAATCGTGCTCAATGGTAGAGAGACTCCGCAAGCTGTTTTCAACTGTTTCCCTGAAGACAATCGCGATGACAACTTCTCCAATAATCTTCATCTGATAGCGGAAGTGCTGTTCTCAAGACTTCCTTTAGGCATCGGTTCAATAATACTGAGGAAGGAGTTCTTGACTGAGTGTAATCTGTGTTTTACTCCAGGATGTAATCATGGGGAAGACAGAGAGTTCATTGTCAAAGCGTTCTCGAAGGCTCGTAGAATTTCTTCAATAAGTGATGTGATGTTTAGATACATCATTGTTGAAGGTTCACTATCTCACGTGGCAAATTTGAGACGGTTCGAAGATGTTGCGACTTACTTCAGACTTGCAAAATATTTGGAAAGAGAATTGCCTGATGGGCGGTTGGTCAGGATTGTCAGGAATTACGTGATTCCTACACGAATTACGTCAACAGTTGAGTATCTTGCGTTCAATGGGTATGATAAAAAAGCATTACGAAAGATTTCAAGAAATTCTTCGATAAGAAGCTCACTAAGAAACTTTTGGTTTGGGAGTGGAGCGGCCAATTCATTCAAAGAGTGGCTGAGATGCAGATTGCTTCTAATATCTTTTGACCTGTTTTTGCTCGTAATGAAGCTCAAAAAGGGCAAACCAGCGTGTGTGAAATGGCCATCACTAGGAACTTGA
- a CDS encoding glycosyltransferase family 2 protein: MVSNLELPKVSVIIPARNEEKFIEKCIESFLTCDYPKELIEVIVVDGMSEDGTRKIVRELSERDIRVLLVNNEKKITPVAMNLGVKASKGEYIFFSGAHSEMRSDYISKCIRHALETGADNVGGIMKTEPRISSTVGIAISKVLSSPLGVGGAKFRTGVTKPIEVDTVPFGCYKREVFDRIGYFNEKLVRNQDIEFNLRLKRAGGKIILFPDIELTYYARSTCRDLSKNNFENGFWVIAAKKYAEVPYSKRHLVPLMFVLFLLLGFLISLVVTYFLFVYISLLVTYFVTVIIFSFSHALEAKKLNLLFAAIVSYLVLHISYGVGSLLGLFSLLSGEKK, encoded by the coding sequence GTGGTGAGTAATTTGGAATTGCCGAAAGTCTCGGTAATTATACCTGCGAGAAACGAAGAGAAGTTTATAGAGAAATGCATCGAGTCATTCCTGACTTGCGACTACCCCAAAGAACTCATAGAGGTTATTGTAGTAGATGGGATGAGCGAGGATGGAACCAGAAAGATCGTTAGAGAGCTCTCTGAAAGAGACATAAGAGTTCTGCTTGTAAATAACGAAAAAAAAATCACACCTGTAGCAATGAACCTCGGTGTAAAGGCTTCGAAAGGTGAATACATCTTTTTCAGTGGAGCTCACAGCGAGATGCGATCAGATTACATCTCAAAATGCATACGGCATGCACTGGAGACAGGCGCAGACAATGTCGGTGGGATTATGAAAACTGAACCAAGAATCAGTTCGACCGTCGGGATTGCGATTTCGAAGGTTCTTTCTAGCCCACTGGGTGTAGGGGGAGCCAAGTTTCGAACAGGCGTCACCAAGCCTATAGAAGTAGATACTGTTCCCTTTGGATGCTATAAGAGAGAAGTTTTTGACAGAATTGGCTATTTCAATGAAAAGCTAGTCAGAAATCAGGATATTGAATTCAACTTAAGGCTAAAACGTGCCGGAGGGAAAATCATTTTGTTTCCCGATATAGAACTAACCTACTATGCGAGATCAACATGCAGGGACCTGTCGAAAAACAACTTTGAGAATGGTTTCTGGGTTATTGCCGCAAAGAAGTATGCCGAAGTGCCTTACTCTAAAAGGCATCTGGTTCCGCTAATGTTCGTTCTCTTCTTGCTACTCGGTTTTTTGATTTCTCTTGTGGTCACTTATTTTCTATTTGTCTATATATCCTTGTTAGTCACTTATTTTGTTACAGTGATTATCTTCTCTTTTTCTCATGCATTGGAAGCTAAGAAGCTGAATTTACTCTTTGCTGCAATAGTCAGCTATCTCGTGCTACATATTTCGTATGGAGTTGGTTCTCTGCTTGGTTTGTTCTCACTTCTGTCTGGAGAGAAGAAATGA
- a CDS encoding four helix bundle protein, whose amino-acid sequence MDFRDLDVWNLSMDLVEDVYKVTKALPKSEMFGLIDQMRRASISIPSNIAEGNGRQHSREYINFLYIALGSLLELITQTELARRLDYISSEQSLLITEKCTTINKMLRALIRAIKKDRVR is encoded by the coding sequence ATGGATTTTCGCGATCTGGATGTGTGGAATCTCAGCATGGATTTGGTTGAAGACGTGTATAAAGTCACGAAGGCACTTCCCAAATCAGAGATGTTTGGGCTTATAGATCAAATGAGAAGAGCATCGATTTCCATTCCGTCAAATATTGCAGAAGGAAATGGCAGACAGCACTCAAGAGAGTACATAAACTTCCTATATATCGCCCTCGGGTCTCTTCTAGAACTGATAACCCAAACTGAACTGGCAAGAAGACTGGACTATATAAGCAGCGAACAGAGTTTGTTGATAACAGAGAAATGCACAACAATAAACAAGATGCTTAGAGCATTAATAAGAGCTATCAAGAAAGATAGAGTCCGATGA
- a CDS encoding ATP-grasp domain-containing protein, with the protein MLKRLNRFTSIRILGNPDIRNPKEDDVELYNPGDVIVDWPQDKKKPLVGLTRDINENPHWTKYRRFLNKNNFPFEIYEYHRSDWLEVAKNYDLIIWSPNSGPAELDEVKRKIYILEQKLGKQCFPDYETLLLCDDKVTSTYLLKLNGLPVADTFISNDYREIESMKDNLSYPLVSKRFHGASSREVSLLRDSKRLSSFSKRVFSFYGKKTSNAYFRQKNYVYFQKFIDGDRLDTRVNIAGNVITGYFRKSKGKDFRASGSGIVIKEDLPVEAIEVAIKTYRSIGKAMLGIDMMKDTNGKYWIIEISPFIGVKTPIQLKVNNIPGSYFLLNDGTLEFRRESYWPQELALKVFLEQNYLYTLDEWKSIFLVPGLSTGRLAKRFTI; encoded by the coding sequence TTGCTTAAAAGACTGAATAGGTTCACTTCGATAAGAATACTGGGCAATCCCGATATAAGAAATCCAAAAGAAGATGATGTTGAGCTTTACAACCCTGGCGATGTAATAGTGGACTGGCCTCAAGACAAAAAGAAACCACTTGTCGGATTAACGCGTGATATAAACGAAAATCCTCACTGGACTAAATACAGGAGATTTCTAAATAAGAACAATTTTCCATTTGAGATATATGAATACCACCGCTCTGATTGGCTGGAAGTGGCAAAGAATTACGACTTGATAATCTGGTCACCTAACAGTGGTCCGGCTGAACTGGATGAGGTAAAGAGAAAGATCTACATACTGGAACAGAAGTTAGGGAAGCAGTGTTTCCCTGACTATGAAACGCTCCTGTTGTGTGATGATAAAGTTACTTCTACATACTTGTTGAAACTTAATGGCCTTCCTGTAGCCGATACATTCATTTCGAACGACTACCGGGAAATTGAATCAATGAAAGACAACCTGAGCTATCCTCTCGTTTCAAAGCGTTTTCATGGTGCAAGCTCAAGAGAAGTTTCTCTCTTAAGAGATTCAAAAAGACTCTCCAGTTTTTCCAAACGAGTTTTCTCATTCTATGGGAAAAAAACCAGCAATGCATATTTTCGCCAGAAAAACTATGTCTACTTTCAGAAATTCATCGATGGAGACAGGCTGGACACAAGGGTGAATATTGCCGGGAACGTAATCACCGGTTATTTCAGAAAGTCGAAAGGCAAAGATTTCAGAGCTTCCGGTAGCGGAATAGTAATAAAGGAAGATCTTCCAGTAGAAGCTATAGAAGTGGCTATAAAAACTTATCGATCGATTGGAAAAGCCATGCTGGGTATCGATATGATGAAAGATACTAATGGAAAATACTGGATAATCGAGATCTCACCCTTCATCGGAGTAAAAACTCCCATTCAGTTGAAGGTCAATAATATACCCGGTTCGTACTTTCTTCTCAACGACGGAACTCTTGAATTCAGAAGAGAGTCATATTGGCCTCAGGAATTAGCTCTGAAAGTTTTCCTTGAGCAAAATTATCTTTATACACTGGATGAGTGGAAGAGTATATTTCTTGTTCCAGGATTGTCCACAGGAAGATTAGCGAAACGTTTTACCATATAA
- a CDS encoding glycosyltransferase family 4 protein: protein MMKVCVITTVHPPDDIRISKELETLVKAGYNVVYIAQKGKFGKDKVEYRPITRYHGRIIRLVKGSREALEQALEVNADIYHFHDPELIGLGKKLKRRGKKVVYDIHEEYPSVILSKNWVPRYLRKVVARLVDSYERRAVYLMDGIVVVVPEQLERFSGKEKFAILPNFPDTQLLESIRNKKKDGEDVKFVYSGSIDIDRSIVEMIEAFVMLRKKYHIRFDLLGPIHDKSLRNYITEKESQTDGLAYRGTLAHNDALEIVSESDVGLMVMHRGRSKEMSSPLKMYEYLGLGLPIIASDFRKWREILDEKPCALFVDPDSPSDIAEKMEILIKDKKLRNNMRENAIEISSKYSWKSIENRLLTLYRSL from the coding sequence ATGATGAAAGTATGCGTAATAACAACCGTACATCCTCCAGATGACATTAGAATATCCAAAGAACTAGAGACTCTGGTTAAAGCTGGCTACAATGTTGTCTACATTGCACAGAAAGGAAAGTTCGGGAAAGATAAGGTCGAATACAGGCCGATAACCAGATATCATGGACGGATCATAAGGTTAGTCAAGGGTTCAAGAGAAGCCCTTGAACAAGCACTAGAAGTTAATGCGGACATATACCACTTTCACGATCCTGAATTGATAGGCCTAGGGAAAAAGCTAAAGCGACGCGGAAAGAAAGTGGTATATGACATTCATGAGGAATATCCGTCGGTGATTCTCTCGAAAAACTGGGTTCCGCGATATTTAAGAAAAGTAGTTGCTAGGCTGGTTGATTCTTACGAACGAAGAGCTGTTTATTTGATGGATGGTATAGTTGTCGTAGTTCCTGAGCAGCTTGAAAGATTCTCTGGAAAAGAGAAATTCGCTATATTACCCAACTTTCCTGACACACAGCTTCTTGAATCTATACGAAACAAGAAGAAGGATGGAGAAGATGTCAAATTCGTGTATTCAGGTTCTATTGACATAGATAGATCTATTGTCGAAATGATCGAGGCTTTCGTTATGCTTCGAAAAAAATATCACATAAGATTTGATTTGCTTGGACCGATTCATGACAAATCTCTGAGAAACTACATAACTGAAAAAGAAAGCCAGACAGACGGACTGGCCTATCGTGGAACTCTAGCTCACAACGATGCACTGGAAATCGTTTCAGAAAGCGATGTTGGGCTGATGGTAATGCACAGAGGACGGAGCAAAGAGATGTCATCGCCTTTAAAGATGTATGAGTATCTGGGCCTTGGATTACCGATAATTGCGTCAGACTTTAGAAAATGGCGTGAAATACTCGATGAAAAACCTTGTGCTCTTTTCGTGGATCCCGACTCACCTTCTGATATAGCCGAAAAGATGGAGATCCTCATCAAAGACAAAAAGCTCAGAAACAATATGAGGGAAAATGCAATCGAGATTTCCAGTAAGTATTCATGGAAGTCTATAGAAAATCGTTTATTAACACTGTATAGGTCACTGTGA
- a CDS encoding glycosyltransferase produces the protein MKGIGRKVLIFSEMFPKPKNSSSGVFVIERLRVLLRFGVEFDFAPVSTFDNLLIRLLKRLKGITPSAPIDIVQVEDKQFPVISISLRLKDRIGLLRQKTDSWVKYAERMAQTIERRKNMKEFGLFHAHRVFPEGYAAMLLSKKHDLPYLVTAHGGEIHSISNNNKTAVREVLEKAAKVIFVSKALMKDACEKLGYDKSNGIVIPNGVDTNVFKPIDREEARKKIGLPLDKKIVGFVGNLIEVKGAHRLPAIARELIDLRSDVFFIIVGDGPLMKLLREKMPTKNVHFAGRVEYELMPIVMNAIDVLVVPSRQEGLGTVILEARACGARVVGTNVGGIPEAVEDEGIIVQQSEDVERELARATINLLSNLCYSCSTNEFKKKWSWQSTVINEVDTYKQILKEYDPDD, from the coding sequence ATGAAGGGCATAGGGAGAAAGGTACTTATTTTTTCAGAGATGTTTCCCAAGCCTAAGAATTCGTCGAGCGGTGTGTTCGTAATCGAAAGATTAAGAGTACTGCTTCGTTTTGGTGTAGAGTTTGATTTTGCTCCGGTTTCCACATTCGATAACCTATTGATAAGATTATTGAAGAGACTCAAAGGCATCACTCCATCAGCGCCAATAGACATCGTCCAGGTTGAAGATAAGCAGTTTCCGGTCATAAGCATCTCCCTTAGATTGAAGGATCGTATAGGGTTGTTAAGACAGAAAACTGATTCGTGGGTCAAATATGCCGAAAGAATGGCTCAAACTATTGAGAGACGAAAGAATATGAAAGAATTCGGTCTTTTTCATGCCCACAGAGTCTTTCCTGAAGGATATGCCGCTATGCTACTGTCCAAGAAGCATGATTTACCTTACTTAGTTACTGCTCATGGTGGCGAGATTCATTCCATTTCAAACAACAATAAGACTGCTGTCAGAGAGGTTCTTGAAAAGGCAGCAAAGGTAATCTTTGTGAGCAAGGCTTTGATGAAAGATGCATGTGAGAAACTGGGTTACGACAAGTCCAATGGGATTGTCATTCCAAATGGGGTAGATACCAACGTATTCAAACCTATAGATAGAGAAGAGGCAAGAAAGAAGATAGGCCTGCCACTTGATAAAAAGATCGTTGGTTTTGTTGGTAACCTGATTGAAGTGAAAGGGGCCCACAGACTTCCGGCAATCGCGCGGGAGCTGATTGACCTCAGATCAGACGTCTTCTTCATCATTGTAGGTGATGGTCCTTTAATGAAACTTCTGAGGGAAAAAATGCCGACGAAGAACGTGCATTTTGCTGGCAGAGTAGAATATGAACTCATGCCAATAGTCATGAATGCAATAGATGTCCTTGTTGTGCCCAGTAGGCAGGAGGGCCTTGGAACGGTAATTCTGGAAGCAAGAGCTTGTGGAGCTAGAGTAGTAGGAACCAATGTGGGAGGGATACCGGAAGCAGTAGAAGATGAGGGAATCATTGTGCAGCAGTCTGAAGATGTAGAACGTGAACTGGCAAGAGCTACAATCAATCTTCTTAGTAATTTATGCTATAGTTGCTCGACCAATGAATTCAAGAAGAAATGGAGCTGGCAAAGCACAGTCATTAATGAAGTCGATACCTATAAACAGATTTTGAAAGAGTATGATCCTGATGATTAG
- a CDS encoding Coenzyme F420 hydrogenase/dehydrogenase, beta subunit C-terminal domain: protein MEDGRIRRIRGDRMNMHSYRDLKEKVIDNGYCIGCGACLSADGVNGTNELDSYGMFKPSFNDLDAPISDVCPFFTSRNESELGEMLFSGFEGIKQNEFLGYYIETYAGYVRKDDFRKRGSSGGFVTWILSRLLEERLIDAVIHVKPSGKKGILFEYGISSDLEELRKGAKSKYYPVEFSEVLAEVRKTRKKYAFVGVPCFVKAMRLLCINDKEFADRVSSFVGLVCGHLKSSRFSEMLAWQKGVKPEDLRGIDFRWKYPSGPASEYGIKISGEKNGEMVTITEKANSFYGYNWGYGFFKYKACDYCDDVVSETADVSVGDAWLPEYLNDSGGTNVVIVRNPVIKKIVDLGIKESTLKLDVLDPEEIVKSQEGGFRHRKDLLVYRIALLKNHGIWFPQKRVEPSLDNLDIRYRKITFLRTQLAEKSHLAFKEALRTDDFEVFQEQMQSLVEKYDSLYKRSFASKALSKIKRFFRSE, encoded by the coding sequence GTGGAAGACGGAAGAATAAGAAGGATTAGAGGTGATAGAATGAACATGCACTCCTACAGAGATCTGAAAGAAAAGGTAATTGATAACGGTTATTGCATCGGCTGCGGGGCTTGTTTATCGGCAGACGGTGTCAATGGTACGAATGAGCTTGACTCTTATGGTATGTTTAAGCCATCCTTCAATGACTTGGATGCTCCAATAAGCGATGTTTGTCCTTTCTTCACTTCACGAAATGAATCGGAATTGGGGGAAATGCTTTTCAGTGGTTTTGAGGGCATAAAACAGAATGAATTCCTTGGATATTACATTGAAACATATGCTGGCTATGTTCGAAAGGATGACTTTAGAAAGCGTGGTAGTTCTGGTGGATTCGTTACATGGATTCTTTCACGATTGCTCGAAGAGCGTCTAATCGATGCTGTTATTCATGTAAAGCCCTCAGGCAAGAAAGGAATTCTCTTTGAATATGGTATTTCAAGCGATCTTGAAGAACTGAGAAAAGGGGCGAAATCGAAATACTATCCAGTTGAATTCTCAGAAGTTCTTGCCGAAGTGAGAAAGACTCGAAAGAAATATGCTTTTGTAGGAGTTCCTTGCTTTGTGAAAGCGATGCGTCTTCTATGTATAAATGACAAGGAATTTGCGGATAGAGTATCTTCTTTTGTGGGTTTGGTTTGTGGTCATTTGAAATCATCGCGCTTCTCGGAAATGCTTGCCTGGCAAAAGGGCGTCAAACCTGAAGATCTTCGTGGCATTGATTTCAGGTGGAAATACCCATCAGGGCCCGCCAGTGAATACGGGATTAAGATTTCAGGAGAGAAGAATGGAGAGATGGTTACTATAACGGAAAAAGCCAATAGCTTCTATGGATATAATTGGGGCTATGGTTTCTTCAAGTACAAAGCATGTGACTACTGCGATGATGTGGTGAGTGAGACTGCCGACGTTTCAGTTGGTGATGCATGGCTGCCTGAATATTTGAATGATTCAGGCGGAACGAATGTTGTCATAGTACGTAACCCAGTCATTAAGAAGATTGTCGATCTAGGCATCAAGGAAAGTACTTTGAAGCTCGATGTTCTTGACCCGGAAGAGATTGTTAAATCTCAGGAGGGCGGCTTCAGACACCGTAAAGATTTACTTGTCTACAGAATTGCACTTCTGAAAAACCATGGAATTTGGTTTCCTCAAAAGAGAGTAGAACCTTCTCTAGATAACTTGGATATAAGATACAGAAAAATCACTTTTCTGAGAACACAGTTGGCAGAAAAGTCGCATCTGGCATTCAAAGAAGCGCTTAGGACGGATGATTTTGAAGTCTTCCAGGAGCAGATGCAGTCCTTAGTAGAAAAGTATGACTCTTTATACAAGAGATCTTTTGCCTCGAAAGCATTATCCAAGATCAAGCGGTTCTTTAGAAGCGAGTAG
- a CDS encoding glycosyltransferase has translation MKTLVVGYDHSWKDKRVMRTIEIFSKLGKVYYQFSGSNDLSIAQSKGDIQCFPLSRDEMPGRHRLIKRVRLDQEILRLVQDLDYDLAYFHSFPASQPIKLFREVKKRGKKLLYDLHEIMPVQFLPEKYSFLNPVLWQILKAQLSLVDGVIGVSDEAMKMMFEKTGITKPFLIIPNYAVTGMQIGRNVKNAEIAIVGGTSRKITINGNLLKELKKNFKLISIGTNCDIVDEELPFMDYELMMDRISKVKYTLLAFQSRSDPQYPNDIYSLPNKFYDSLAAGTPVIIDNRFVSMKKIIEETNTGLILDLSKEPYKDLSLILNASGSYDSYLKNLGRYYDKFVWDNSKEDYFVDFIATIMNS, from the coding sequence TTGAAGACACTTGTAGTTGGCTACGATCACTCTTGGAAAGACAAGAGAGTGATGAGAACAATCGAGATTTTCTCCAAATTGGGCAAGGTATATTATCAGTTCTCTGGTAGCAATGATTTATCCATTGCTCAGTCCAAAGGAGACATTCAGTGTTTTCCGCTTAGCAGAGATGAAATGCCCGGAAGACACAGACTTATCAAGCGAGTCCGACTAGACCAGGAAATACTGAGGCTGGTACAAGATCTTGATTACGATCTGGCATATTTTCACTCATTTCCAGCTTCTCAGCCTATTAAGCTCTTTCGTGAAGTAAAAAAAAGGGGAAAGAAACTGCTTTATGATCTTCATGAAATAATGCCAGTGCAATTCCTCCCTGAGAAATACTCTTTTTTAAATCCAGTTCTATGGCAAATACTGAAAGCACAACTATCATTAGTTGATGGTGTAATTGGAGTATCAGATGAAGCTATGAAAATGATGTTTGAGAAGACGGGGATCACTAAGCCCTTCTTGATTATTCCAAATTATGCAGTAACCGGTATGCAGATCGGACGTAATGTAAAAAACGCGGAAATCGCCATTGTTGGCGGGACCAGTCGAAAGATTACGATAAATGGCAACTTACTCAAAGAACTCAAGAAAAACTTCAAACTGATTTCAATTGGAACAAACTGTGATATTGTCGATGAGGAGTTGCCATTCATGGACTACGAACTCATGATGGACAGAATATCGAAGGTAAAATACACTCTATTGGCCTTTCAAAGTAGATCCGATCCACAGTATCCAAACGATATCTATTCATTGCCAAACAAGTTCTACGACTCTCTGGCAGCTGGAACTCCTGTTATTATTGACAATAGATTTGTATCTATGAAAAAGATAATTGAAGAAACCAATACCGGCTTGATTCTTGATCTTTCCAAAGAACCCTATAAGGATCTATCTCTTATTCTAAACGCTTCAGGCTCATATGATAGCTATCTGAAAAATCTCGGAAGATATTATGATAAATTTGTGTGGGATAACTCAAAGGAGGATTATTTCGTAGATTTCATAGCTACTATTATGAATAGCTGA